The genomic region acattgctacacctgaaggggagaaaagacttggagatgtcaagcgccatttcattctatggcaaaagaagtttatcaagtttccaggcgaggcgccaaggacaacaagtccacccccctacggtggtggtggtggcggtggcggtggtggtggtggtggtggtggtggtggtggtggcggttcacctacacctccgtcacgtcagccgacgccgccccccagtccacaacgtccggcgggtgatcagccgccgccccccagtcctcgtccggcgggtgatcagacgccgccccccaatccacctccggcaaagaagcagaagcagtcctggattattaacccggacccttatgtacctaagaccacaaaggtaccggagccatcactgaagcctctccccacaaggccttgggaacgtagtgccgaggaagtcgacgcggccgcggctgctgatttggagaaatggaaggcggactgcaagaagaaaagagagcccgagcccaagccagtattttctgatgagcaaaagaagtgggctaagtcatttttgagcacaccgtcccaagccgcgaagaatctgcctaacgactatgcacgtgaacttcgcaggcaggcactcatgttcaaggagaacaaagagcgggagaaggccgaaagtaaaaaaagcgggaaacaagttgcccagctcggggaacaaagtaaacaatcgattgccccgcttatagtggaagccttctgtccggatgcccccgagatcatacaagctgcggcagcacagggattgactgtaacgagtgccagagaacaagcggccaacttaggtattactcttcgtgaactgttaggccttgatgaggcgccagtgaaggaggtagtaattacatatgtcaagaatgggcctctcgtcgagcctgcgcaggaaaaggatctacctccacaaatgaaaggtctgctgaaatggtacaagggttacataaaaaataaaaacgccaaagaatatatttatgcggaagttagacatgagcatcacttcaaacattactatgtacaaattgaactgagtgaattgttccagcttttcaatctgcgcgagctcgataaatctatcatcagttgctacgttctgtaagtgatttattaatttctaccccatctcgttcatattgcctgcactatatatatgtcctaactatattgttgtgtccgctattatacatgcagaatgaagattaaggaatgcagagtaaggaacatccatgatgttgggttcattgacccacacatcgttaatggacatgtgttggagcgttaccccgccgacgtggaggcagacctgtggcagtttcttacaaagcaggaactcaaaagtgatattctatttccttaccattttgagtgagtgtttctgtcttgagcacattctcttttgtttactccatgcatggtatgtggccggctaatcgatgagttatgcatgacgtactgtgcatgtatcgtgtccgcaggttccactggattctgctagtaattaaagttaacacctcagaatgtctcgtccacgactctgtgaatatggatccaaagctttggggcggcatgagaagaatgctgcagaagtaattattttcattcatttgcgctctatatcgatcggcctatttcgttcatttcctaatatcaagtaactaattaataactctcttgttcatttaattttctttgcctcgtagggtttggagacggttcgtagatacaaaggtcggtgaattcaaaaagagctagaattcaaaatgttaaaggctaagaatgctggggatattcagccaccggagaccaatctatgtggatactatgtctgtgagatgatccggagatacacctctgagcgggttccgagtgataccaatgctaagaggaataacctccggtggatgcttagtccagaagctcgcttccgaccacttcaagaggaactagctggatggttcagcagggaagtcctccatcctaaaggagaacactattacgaggacgtagaactttatatgcattaaatcatgtatggaaacttgttcaaaattgtatatggtcatccgatgatattgaatatatattgtatattcctcttgaattctttttggttctaatttcaaatttatttgaaattgtacattcatatgcatgtatgtagtaccgtagaatatatgaaactccttcaaaattaaaataaagcacaaaagaaataaaacaatacaaattaaacagaaaacaggtttaaggggggaggtttaggggggggggctaaaaccctaaacctgcggcggcctttagtcgcggttggccagaagaaccgcgactaaaggtcctccgccccgacggccacctggcgcccacgtggacgggcctttagtcgcggttcttaagcaaccgcgactaaaggggggggcctttagtcgcgcccggtcggtcgcggttgcgcaaccgcgactaatggcagttgcgaaccgcgaccaaaggccttttttccaccagtgcatgctccctctgtaaagaaacaaACGTAGGAGCGTTGGTTTAGATCTTATATTCCTCTATATATAGAGGAAGTAATTTCGAAGAAAGGGACGCAATTTCCTTGCGGATGAAAAACAAGGATATCTTGTTATATTAAAAAAAAAAAGAGACGGCATTGTTCTCTATGCTCTCCTGgcttttgttcttcttcttgtgcGACCGGTCCGGCGTGTACGCGTCCGTCTGCGGATTCGATTCCGTTCCCCGCGTTTGAACTCGGCACGGGGAAAGGGGGCGCGAGCGAGTTGGTTCAGACTCCACGCCCGCCGCGCACCGAGTTTAGTTGGTTAGTTACATCATCTCCCACGCACCGCGTCCACGGCGCGCCCTCCCGCTGCCACCGGGCCCTCCGACATCTCCCGCCCAACCGGTCCACCGTATGTAGACCGCGCGCCGGGACGAGTCAGACTCAGATCCGACCCCACCGTCTCCCCCACTCCACTCCACCCTGCGCGCCTCGAACAAGCAACCgaccccaccccaccccactccCCGCCAGCCAGCCAGCCGCGTGCGCGCGCCCCACGCCTCCATCCACCCCACACTCCCCACGCCACGCCCACCGAcacgccgccccgcctcgtgcCTGGGCCCGCATGCAAGCGACACGGCGCGGGCCGCGAGGGAACGGAGGCGGGGATAGAAAAAAGGCGCAAAGGAAGAATAAATAAAAAGCCGCGCAACCGAACAAGAAAAGGCGCTGCGGGGGAAAACGAAAAGAAATCACGGGGGAAATTCGTGCCCGGCCCTCTTTTGTCCTCCTCCGCCGTTGCCTCGCTTGCTTGCTTGCTGCTGCAGGTGAGTGCTGTGCTGTGCTGGTGGAGACGGGAGCcgggccgaggcggatcggggaggaggagggaggcagggGGTGGTAGATCCGGCGGGCGTGGCTCGCAACAAGGTTGGTGGGAGGTtggtggaggaggaaggaaggggatGGAGCGGAAGGCGGTGGTGGTgtgcgcgctcgtcgccttcctcggCGTCCTCTCCGCCGCGCTAGGCTTCGCCGCCGAGGGCACCCGCGTCAAGGTACAAACCCTCCAATCCAGCAGTCTCTTCTCCAGCGCATCTCGACCCGGACGAAACCGCTTCGCTTTTGCTTTGCTTGTTGCTGCGGTTAAGTTACGCGCTGCCGCTAGATCTCGTCCCCCAACCACCCCACCACCCACGAACAAGAAACGCCGGCAGGCGCGCAGGCAGAGGGCAGAGGGCTTAGCCACTTGCTGCTGTGGTGATGTTAGCAGCATCAATCTCGGAGCGGAGCTTGGGGATTTTCCTTACCCACGGCCAGCGGTGGTAGGTGTGTCCGCGGCCTTCTTTCAACCAAAGCGTTCTGCTGCTGCTGCAAGGGCCGACTGATTTGCCCTGGATGAAGATCATTTGCCAGGCAAACTGGAGTGGGGTGGATGCTTGGCCTGATTTGGTTGGCCCAACCCCTCCCTCCTAACTAAGATAGCATGATTTCGtgatgtccagcttgtttcctttCCATGGAGCTCACTAGTAACTACTGCTGCTAGAATGTCTAGTATGTATGTATGCTACGTGCGTCAGTCCGTATACCACATTCATGTCAGTCTATTCTTGTTATGTATATCCCTTGACTGTACATTATTATTTGATTGGGCGATCCCTCGTAGCCAAAATACTACGATTGGCTGATTCGGTAAGGAGTTGTCCAAGTTGTCGCTTTCCATGGGGCTGACCGACAAATGCACAATGCGATAGTATCTGTCTAGTACGTTGCGTATCCTACGTGCAGCGGTGCGTAAACGCCATTCATGGCAATCTATTTTGTTGCGATCGATAAGTTCTTGATATATCTCTTGAGTGTACTAGTTGGGAATCTGTTTAACCATTTATGTTATGGATGTGGCGGTGCGTAAACGCCATTCATGGCAGTCCATTTTGTCGTGATCGGTAAGTTCTTGATATATATAATATATCCCTTTATTGTACTTGTTGCGAATCTGTTTATCCATTTATATTACGGATGCATATGGGACTGCAAATATCGATATGATGATGGGCTGTCACAAAGTGTGGCTGTTTCCCCCAATTATAGTATTACATTGTGATCGCCTTGCTTGATACATTTGAATCTGTTTATCTTTCACTTTTAATGAGGTAAATAGGGAAGCATGAGTAGGAATCACTTGCTCTAGGTTTAACTTTGGTCAATACTTGAAACACACAAGTCCTACTGCTTATGCTCACATCGCAGATTTATGCCCCTTCGAGGCTTGAGCACGTTTCTATGTAGCCATGTCTATCACATAGAGATATAGGATGCCATATATTTTAAGTAGTATCAGGGAAGCCAATTTGCCCTGTTCCTGTGAAGAGTATACACAATAACACTCTCTTGTTTCGAAGTTACTTTTGTAAGAAGAATTTGTACCAGCAAACAGTAGGCAGTGAGCACACTTGGCACTAAGAATCAACTGATTCAGTGCTGGTGATCTAGGGAGAGTTTGTTGCAACGACGTCGTAGGCTCGCAGTATTATTGAAGCAACACCTTACTACTATGCCCAAGTATTAATGCACTGCTTGATTCATGCAGGTTTCGGATGTGCAAACTGATTCTTCTCCAGGGGAATGCATATACCCAAGAAGCCCAGCGTTAGGCCTTGGGTTGATGTCTGCCGTCGCCCTTATGGTCGCACAGGCTATTATCAATACAGTTGCTGGTTGCATCTGTTGTAAGAGGCATCCGGTTCCTTCAGACACTAACTGGAGTGTGGCTCTGATCTCATTCATCGTATCTTGGTAATACTCTGCCTGACAGGTTTACCTTCTGTTTTGTTCATTCCTCCCATATTTTGAAGAATTCAACGGAACGCTGAGGTTCAGCTTAACAATTTAGAAATTCTGAACACTGTTATATTATGTTGAACCACATTAAGACTTACATGTTGAAACAGTGTTAAAATGACAAAGAACCTTAAATATGCACAACGTGTTGGACATCAGTTCCTTCTTACCAGCCTAGTTGCTCTGTTCATGTTGATTATCATCATGAGTTCTTGAGTGTCATTTTGCTATTCCTTTATTTCATTCATGTTAGGAATACATTCATTAGAAATATTCCACATGTTTGATGCCTAGATCAGCTCCCTTTTATGAAAACCGGTACATTAACTCAGAAGTTGCTTGCCACACATACCATGTGGTCCTCTAAACACACTATTCTGCCTGTTCCTCGGAACATTTTGTTGTCCTATTGATGCTTGTGAGTTGTCACATATTCTTATGTAGCATTCAGCCCTGCAATTCTGCTGCTTATAAAATGAAAACGACTTGAATGGTACATTTCATCAGTGTGCAAACTCCTTGTTACTAGTCATGATGACTCGATCAACTATTTATCATAACATCTTTCTGGGGATTGTGACATTCTGCAGGGTCACTTTCATAATCGCGTTCCTTCTCCTGCTGACCGGAGCCGCGCTGAACGACCAAAGGGGCCAGGAGAACATGTACTTCGGCAGCTTCTGCTACGTCGTCAAGCCGGGGGTCTTCTCCGGAGGGGCGGTGCTCTCCCTCGCGAGCGTGGCCCTGGCCATAGTCTACTACGTGGCCCTGACGTCGTCGAAAGGCCCGCCGAGCTGGGGCCCGCAGCAGAACCAGGGCATCTCCATGGGCCAGCCCGTGATCCCGCAGCAGAGCAGCGAGCCGGTGTTCGTCCATGAGGACACCTACAACCGGCAACAGTTCCCATGAGTGATCACAGCCATATTCAAGCCAGCCATTTCGAGGGTCGCCCATGAGGACACTTGCAACCGGCAGCAGTTCCCGTGATCGCAGTCGTAGTACCTAAGCCGTTTCGACGGCCCACATGAACGCTATGTTGGCGAGTTTGGTTTGTATAGCCCTGCAGGTTAGAACAATAGCAGCAGCTTGGTTACCGTTATTATTAGCTAGGTTCATCagtcttctctttttctttgtTTGAGACTTGAGAAAGGCGGCGGCATGCCTGTTTCGTCGGTATGGATATTTGAATTTTAAATGAACTGGGTAATGTTGAGGTTGATGGCGTCTTGCTTGTCTGCAAGCCTTTTTACAAGCTGTATGTGGACTGAATACTGTCTGCCCAGTGCAGTCCAGTACACTGACGAAATGAAGCTGGATTCAGAAACAAGAAGCAGCAGAAACTCTGGGTTGTGAGCGCGCCGTTGAGGCCAGCTCCTCCCTGAACTGCGCGACGGTGGCTTCGACGATGGCGTATGCGGGCACCGTGGCGTCGACGACGGTGATCCCCTCGGCCGTGTCGATCTCCAGCAGGTCGAGCTGGCTCTGCACCAGACTCGCCGGCATGAAGTGGCCCCCTTCCGCCGCCCTCTTTTCCACCCTCCCGGCGATCACCTCCGCCGACGCCTCCAGGCACACGAACTTCACCCTGCAGGTCCCGTAGCTCCCTGGCTTGTAGTTCTGATCTCCTTCTCGGAGGACCTCCCTGTAGTTCAGCCTCAGCGCCGAGCAGCTGACGGCGACGTCCTCGCCGCGGCCCAGCCGCTCCCTGATAGCATCGCGTAGGGACTCCAGCCATGGCGCCCGGTCCGCGTCGGTCAGCGGTACTCCCTTGCTCATCTTCTCTGTTTTGCCGTTGACATGGACATGGAAGGAGCAgaaaagttcagagtttcagagatGGCACTGCGGGTACTACCTTTGTTGGCGTGGGAGTGGTGGTGGTCCGCCTCGACGAAGCCGCAGCCCAGCGCGTCGGCGAGCATCGCCGCCACCGTCCTGCGGCGGGGAAATTTCGATCAGTCTCTCTcgtgaggagaggagaggggaggagagCAGAGCTAAGCTGCTGGGTTATTAAATCTTACGATTTGCCGCAGTCGCTAACCCCCATGATCACGATGGCCACCCCTGCAGCCGCAAACGGCGATTAAAGTAGTGAAATTAGCAGCTGGAGGCTGACCGGATCGGCTCTGCCCCGAACAATTTCTTCTTCTTGGAGAGAGAGTGGGGAGCTGACCTGTACCTGGATCTGGACGGAGGGGATCGGAGCCGGCCATGGCGCTCCTCCCTCCGGCGGCCTCTCCGTCTTCCTCTGCGGCGACGGCAGGGCGAGAGCGAGCAGGAGTACACAATGATTGAGCGAGTGAGGAGGACGACACCGTCGCCTTTCCGTTTCTCAGGGCCAGGCTTGACTCTGCTTTCCATCCCCGTCCCCGTTTCTATCTCTGGCTCaccagaaaaaggaagaaaaaggtatatatatatactgtgACCATGATTCAGCATTAGCAGCACGTTGATCTCCAAATGATAGTGGTAGTACTCTTGAGATTTTTACTAACCTCCTATCCATCACATTATGCGTTGTCCATTGGAGTGTTCAAAGTAACCTTTTATATTCGAAAGTGTTGTTCTAATCCCAAGCTCACCTGAGCTCGGGTAAACAgtaaaaaaaaatccaattttttttttgtttggAGCATTGACAAATATTTTGACACTTTGCAAATTTTTATCACCATATATATGACATTCGTGGAAGATGTGGCAAAAAAGAATCGATGCTTCAAAATGCGTTTCAAGATAACATTTTGGAGCATCAACTTTGTTATTTTTAGAGTGAATTCCATTTTTTACCTTGTAGTTGTACATTTGTGACACATATTACCCTATTTAGCGGAACTTTTATCGAAATGTCAGATTTTGGAGACTTTTAACACGGTTTTACCCCAGTTTTACATTTTGTCTGTTTATGGTCGATAGGATCGGCATGTTGCGTCATTGATTTGTAGAAAAAACTGTAAGGATCGGAGGGCATCATTGGCGATCTTGTCCAAGCTTCTCTTGTCTATATGTTCCACTCCTTGTGGCCGTCCACATGTTTTTGGATACAGGGTGTCACCTCACACCTTACCTGATGGACACGCATCAAAAAACAAGGGTCCAAAGATTTCAAAAGGGGTATTCACTCGAAGGGGTAATTAGTGTCACAAATGTATAAATATGGGGTAAAAAGTGGAATTCACTCTTATTTTTACCACATTTTTCACAAATGTCATCTGGTGATAAaatattgcacgttttcaaaaacaTTTATCAATGTTTCATACAAAAAAGTTAAGATTCTTTTACTGTTCATCCGAGCTCACGTGAGCTCGGATTCAGAACAGCCGCGTCCCTTTATACTTTATTTCTTGGTATCTGGTGTCAAAATATCGAAGCATGTTATCCCCAAGAAAATGGTCGTCAGTTGGCCTCGCCGAGACCCCACTAGCCCCTTCCCGGCGGGACAAGCCGGTCTGCAGCGTTCCGAGAATGGAGGGCTTCCTCCGGCGGCGAGACCTTCCTCGCGGACTCCACTGCGTTGAAACACGGCGACGCAGACCCCGCCGTGGCGATCGCTGGTAGCTGCAAGTCGGCACACGTGCTCGAGGTCAACACCGCCGCGTACATGGAGCGGCCGGCGCTGGCCCACATCGGTCCCAGCACGGCCAGCGACGTCTTCGTCGTACGCCCGCTGCACGCCAATTCAGTACAACCAAAAGCCGCTGGTTGGCGTGGTAGCCGAGTCCAGCACATATAGCACCCAAAACTGTGTGAAACCAAAGGAAGCGTCAGGCCATGCTCCCTTCCCAGCCCTTCTCAGGCAGCAGTGATGACCACGGGGTTGCCTAACCCTAACATACGTAAAATACGTCACGTGTTTGATTGGAAAGTAATAAGAGCCACTAATTGCTCACTGACTACTAGTCTCAGTGTTCACTGGCAGACTTTGATTTTGTGTGTGCCCTCAACGCAAATTTCCAATGCATCCCATTCCACTGCTACACCACGCTATGGGATCGTCAGTGGCATTCAGCTTTGTCATTCTCCTCCCATTTCCCTACCAACTAAATGTGATCTCTCTACATGGCCAATAAGCTAGTTATTTATAGGAGGCCACCTAGTGACAACTTTGTGTGTAGCGAGGACATCATCATTGCTTCACCAAACATCACACTCGAATAATTGATGTCGTTTAATTCTACTGCGGTGGCATCGTTCTTGGCATTTGCAGCACACGTGGCATCAAAATGTGAGCAACCTTAAATGGATTGTTTCTAGCAAACCATGAAGATGGAACCATCTGAACTCAACCTATAGTATATAGTGATGGATTAGGGTTTACTGAAGCGAGTTTATGACCCTCTAGGGGCAGCGGTCTAGTAGACTTCTTAAAATATGCAGCttagttaccttgacatccaagacTTATCTACAATGAGAGTGATTTGCCAAACTTAAACATGTGAGAGCTAGTTACGACGACATTCTAATAGTCCTCCCCAATCATCACTTATCCAACTAAACGAGTACCAAATTAATTAACTACTAGACAAACTTATTTATGCTTTATTACACGTCATATTCTACCATTGGAAGTATCACACAGATAGGCTATTGGACACTAATAAAACCACCATGATTGTCCTCTGTTTTCTGATGTGCGCACCAATCGGTGCAGAGGACCGAGGTTATTttctttttcgaaaaaaaacatcTTAATACATCCACCTGATGTATAAATCTTGGTGTACATGGTGTGCTTTAAAACTAAATATGTAGTCTCATACAAAATCACTCATGAATTAGAAAAAATAgggtttattattattattttcgctACTAGTTGTGACAGACTACTCAATTTTACCACTAAATTTG from Triticum aestivum cultivar Chinese Spring chromosome 4A, IWGSC CS RefSeq v2.1, whole genome shotgun sequence harbors:
- the LOC123088327 gene encoding protein MODIFYING WALL LIGNIN-1-like encodes the protein MERKAVVVCALVAFLGVLSAALGFAAEGTRVKVSDVQTDSSPGECIYPRSPALGLGLMSAVALMVAQAIINTVAGCICCKRHPVPSDTNWSVALISFIVSWVTFIIAFLLLLTGAALNDQRGQENMYFGSFCYVVKPGVFSGGAVLSLASVALAIVYYVALTSSKGPPSWGPQQNQGISMGQPVIPQQSSEPVFVHEDTYNRQQFP
- the LOC123088326 gene encoding gluconokinase-like isoform X2 translates to MAGSDPLRPDPGVAIVIMGVSDCGKSTVAAMLADALGCGFVEADHHHSHANKEKMSKGVPLTDADRAPWLESLRDAIRERLGRGEDVAVSCSALRLNYREVLREGDQNYKPGSYGTCRVKFVCLEASAEVIAGRVEKRAAEGGHFMPASLVQSQLDLLEIDTAEGITVVDATVPAYAIVEATVAQFREELASTARSQPRVSAASCF
- the LOC123088326 gene encoding gluconokinase-like isoform X1; amino-acid sequence: MAGSDPLRPDPGTGVAIVIMGVSDCGKSTVAAMLADALGCGFVEADHHHSHANKEKMSKGVPLTDADRAPWLESLRDAIRERLGRGEDVAVSCSALRLNYREVLREGDQNYKPGSYGTCRVKFVCLEASAEVIAGRVEKRAAEGGHFMPASLVQSQLDLLEIDTAEGITVVDATVPAYAIVEATVAQFREELASTARSQPRVSAASCF